The Lujinxingia litoralis genome has a window encoding:
- a CDS encoding hemolysin family protein has translation MDVVIAEAIGIFVCLICSAYFSGSETALTSLSEGQTERLIEEDGINSLRLWREKPLVVLTSILIGNNIFNITASALATDLAARVLGGTSASQWAIPVAVGATTFLLLTFGEITPKTLAKVRNQQVARLVMWPMRLPVMLFAPVTFFFNKLAAGVMRLVGGSVDEKQPYATSDEIQYMIDVGSREGQLTEDRERLLRSVFEFPDTVVREIMVPRTDMVAIPEDTTLERVLEVLMECGHSRIPVYRETIDDIVGLFYAKDVIQLMASGQEFELSRLLRRTYFVPATKRIADLLTEFQINRIHMAVVVDEFGGTAGLITLEDIIEEFFGDIQDEYDAEPAQIIAVDDVRVMADARVPIYELEEYYDIDLPEHPDYESLGGFLLSQSGSVPEPGDEIVWNDLVFRVIDADAKRVISVEIERRPAEESDPQELVS, from the coding sequence TTGGACGTTGTCATAGCGGAAGCCATCGGGATTTTTGTCTGTCTGATCTGCTCCGCCTACTTTTCCGGTTCGGAGACGGCTCTAACCTCCTTGAGCGAGGGCCAGACCGAGCGGCTTATCGAAGAAGATGGGATCAACTCGTTGCGTCTGTGGCGCGAGAAGCCTCTGGTCGTTCTGACCTCGATCCTCATCGGCAATAACATCTTCAATATCACAGCATCGGCGCTGGCGACCGATCTGGCGGCACGGGTGCTCGGGGGGACTTCGGCCTCGCAGTGGGCAATCCCGGTAGCGGTTGGAGCGACGACCTTTTTGCTGCTGACCTTTGGTGAGATCACGCCCAAGACGCTCGCCAAAGTTCGCAATCAGCAGGTGGCGCGCCTGGTCATGTGGCCCATGCGTCTGCCGGTGATGCTCTTCGCGCCGGTCACGTTTTTTTTCAACAAACTTGCCGCCGGCGTGATGCGACTGGTTGGCGGGAGCGTGGACGAGAAGCAGCCCTACGCCACCAGCGACGAGATCCAGTACATGATCGACGTCGGTTCACGTGAAGGACAGCTCACCGAGGATCGGGAGCGTCTTTTGCGTTCGGTCTTTGAGTTTCCCGATACGGTGGTGCGCGAGATCATGGTGCCGCGGACCGATATGGTGGCGATTCCCGAGGACACCACTCTGGAACGGGTGCTCGAAGTGCTGATGGAGTGCGGGCACAGTCGAATTCCGGTCTACCGGGAGACGATCGACGATATTGTCGGGCTCTTTTACGCCAAAGACGTCATTCAGCTGATGGCCTCCGGCCAGGAGTTTGAGCTCAGCCGCTTACTGCGGCGCACCTATTTTGTGCCGGCGACCAAGCGGATCGCTGACCTCCTGACCGAGTTTCAGATCAACCGGATCCATATGGCGGTGGTCGTCGATGAGTTCGGGGGTACTGCGGGGCTCATCACCCTGGAAGATATTATCGAAGAGTTCTTTGGTGATATTCAGGATGAATATGACGCGGAGCCGGCTCAGATCATTGCGGTCGATGACGTGCGGGTGATGGCCGACGCCCGGGTGCCGATCTACGAACTCGAGGAGTATTACGACATCGATCTTCCGGAACACCCGGACTACGAGTCGTTGGGAGGGTTCTTGCTCTCGCAATCGGGGAGTGTTCCGGAGCCGGGCGATGAGATCGTGTGGAACGATCTGGTATTTCGCGTTATTGACGCCGACGCCAAACGCGTGATCAGCGTGGAGATCGAGCGTCGGCCCGCCGAAGAGAGCGATCCGCAGGAGTTGGTTTCCTGA